A single window of Macaca mulatta isolate MMU2019108-1 chromosome 9, T2T-MMU8v2.0, whole genome shotgun sequence DNA harbors:
- the UBTD1 gene encoding ubiquitin domain-containing protein 1, whose protein sequence is MGNCVGRQRRERPAAPGHPRKRAGRNEPLKKERLKWKSDYPMTDGQLRSKRDEFWDTAPAFEGRKEIWDALKAAAYAAEANDHELAQAILDGASITLPHGTLCECYDELGNRYQLPIYCLSPPVNLLLEHTEEESLEPPEPPPSVRREFPLKVRLSTGKDVRLSASLPDTVGQLKRQLHAQEGIEPSWQRWFFSGKLLTDRTRLQETKIQKDFVIQVIINQPPPPQD, encoded by the exons GACGCAATGAGCCCCTGAAGAAAGAGCGGCTCAAGTGGAAGAGCGACTACCCCATGACTGACGGGCAGCTGCGGAGCAAACGGGATGAGTTCTGGGACACAGCGCCTGCCTTTGAGGGCCGCAAGGAGATCTGGGATGCCCTCAAGGCCGCCGCCTATGCTGCTGAAGCCAACGACCACGAGCTGGCCCAGGCCATCCTGGATGGAGCCAGCATCACCCTGCCTCATG GCACCCTCTGTGAATGCTACGATGAGCTGGGCAATCGCTACCAGCTGCCCATCTACTGCCTGTCACCGCCCGTGAACCTGCTCCTGGAGCACACGGAGGAGGAGAGCCTGGAGCCCCCCGAGCCCCCACCCAGCGTGCGCCGTGAGTTCCCGCTGAAGGTGCGCCTGTCCACAGGCAAGGACGTGAGGCTCAGCGCCAGCCTGCCCGACACGGTGGGGCAGCTCAAGAGGCAGCTGCATGCCCAGGAGGGCATCGAGCCATCGTGGCAGCGGTGGTTCTTCTCCGGGAAGCTGCTCACAGACCGCACACGGCTCCAGGAGACCAAGATCCAGAAAGATTTTGTCATCCAGGTCATCATCAACCAGCCCCCACCACCCCAGGACTGA
- the UBTD1 gene encoding ubiquitin domain-containing protein 1 isoform X1 yields the protein MTDGQLRSKRDEFWDTAPAFEGRKEIWDALKAAAYAAEANDHELAQAILDGASITLPHGTLCECYDELGNRYQLPIYCLSPPVNLLLEHTEEESLEPPEPPPSVRREFPLKVRLSTGKDVRLSASLPDTVGQLKRQLHAQEGIEPSWQRWFFSGKLLTDRTRLQETKIQKDFVIQVIINQPPPPQD from the exons ATGACTGACGGGCAGCTGCGGAGCAAACGGGATGAGTTCTGGGACACAGCGCCTGCCTTTGAGGGCCGCAAGGAGATCTGGGATGCCCTCAAGGCCGCCGCCTATGCTGCTGAAGCCAACGACCACGAGCTGGCCCAGGCCATCCTGGATGGAGCCAGCATCACCCTGCCTCATG GCACCCTCTGTGAATGCTACGATGAGCTGGGCAATCGCTACCAGCTGCCCATCTACTGCCTGTCACCGCCCGTGAACCTGCTCCTGGAGCACACGGAGGAGGAGAGCCTGGAGCCCCCCGAGCCCCCACCCAGCGTGCGCCGTGAGTTCCCGCTGAAGGTGCGCCTGTCCACAGGCAAGGACGTGAGGCTCAGCGCCAGCCTGCCCGACACGGTGGGGCAGCTCAAGAGGCAGCTGCATGCCCAGGAGGGCATCGAGCCATCGTGGCAGCGGTGGTTCTTCTCCGGGAAGCTGCTCACAGACCGCACACGGCTCCAGGAGACCAAGATCCAGAAAGATTTTGTCATCCAGGTCATCATCAACCAGCCCCCACCACCCCAGGACTGA